One Aneurinibacillus migulanus genomic region harbors:
- a CDS encoding diacylglycerol/lipid kinase family protein, with protein MRQRKIFKQDCYAFLCFGNNLNKHSRAVKSEMDNVIDKEKLLLIYNPIAGQELINRMLSDIVISLQERWDVTIRPTLRQEHAEQIAYEESGGYNVVVAAGGDGTIHEVVNGLMRLDRRPVLGILPAGTANDIARTLQIPLDLLEACEFMKQELPQAIDIGRCGTRYFVNFLGVGLISTVSSEIKNETKTYLKHFTYYLKSLQYLQEDHLFRTMIKTETETIEKEAVMVYVAKGMSLAGIELFTENKMNSGYLEVIVVENIGLSEIVSVMSSYLRREPFQHKAISRHKASSLTLECNPAQIIDTDGEENGKTPVDIKLLVGALHVIGRI; from the coding sequence GTGAGGCAACGTAAAATTTTTAAGCAAGATTGTTACGCCTTCTTATGTTTTGGGAATAATTTGAATAAGCATAGCAGGGCGGTGAAAAGTGAGATGGATAACGTGATAGACAAGGAAAAATTATTGCTAATTTATAATCCGATAGCTGGGCAGGAACTGATCAACCGAATGCTAAGTGACATTGTCATATCGCTGCAGGAGAGGTGGGATGTTACAATTAGACCCACGCTACGCCAGGAGCACGCCGAACAAATCGCATACGAAGAGAGCGGCGGATATAATGTCGTAGTAGCTGCCGGAGGAGACGGAACTATTCACGAAGTAGTGAATGGCTTGATGCGTCTGGACAGGCGGCCTGTGCTTGGTATTCTGCCCGCAGGTACGGCTAATGACATCGCCCGTACACTACAGATCCCGCTGGATTTGCTGGAAGCGTGCGAGTTTATGAAACAGGAGCTGCCGCAGGCCATTGATATTGGGAGATGCGGTACGCGGTATTTTGTAAACTTTCTTGGTGTAGGACTTATTTCTACAGTGTCGAGCGAAATAAAAAATGAAACAAAAACATATTTAAAGCATTTTACTTATTATTTGAAGTCGTTGCAGTATTTACAGGAGGACCATCTGTTCCGGACAATGATTAAGACAGAGACGGAAACGATTGAGAAGGAAGCAGTCATGGTTTATGTAGCTAAGGGAATGTCGCTGGCAGGCATCGAGTTATTTACAGAGAATAAAATGAACAGCGGGTACCTTGAAGTGATCGTAGTAGAGAACATCGGGCTTTCCGAAATTGTTAGCGTTATGTCGTCTTATCTACGACGTGAGCCGTTTCAGCATAAAGCGATTTCCCGCCATAAAGCATCCTCGTTAACGCTTGAATGCAACCCTGCGCAAATTATCGATACGGATGGGGAAGAGAACGGAAAAACACCAGTTGATATCAAGCTTTTAGTTGGAGCGCTCCATGTTATTGGAAGGATATAA
- a CDS encoding general stress protein, translating into MDTKCKVQEYENTVQAYQAVNNLQNAGYTRDNMYLFAHDKDISKDLTDRTDTQNMGVSEKGVMDTVANMFKSRGDELRNEFKNLGFTQAEADRYEARLDQGKVLLVVKDYRDDLERYL; encoded by the coding sequence ATGGATACAAAATGCAAAGTTCAAGAATACGAGAACACAGTACAGGCATATCAGGCGGTGAATAATCTGCAAAACGCAGGATATACGAGAGACAATATGTATCTGTTTGCTCATGATAAAGATATCTCAAAAGATTTAACGGACAGAACGGATACGCAAAACATGGGAGTTAGCGAGAAAGGCGTAATGGATACGGTAGCTAATATGTTCAAAAGCCGTGGGGACGAGCTGCGTAATGAGTTCAAAAACCTTGGCTTTACCCAGGCGGAAGCTGATCGGTATGAAGCTCGTCTCGATCAGGGAAAGGTATTGCTAGTAGTGAAGGATTACCGTGATGACCTGGAGCGTTATCTATAA
- a CDS encoding TVP38/TMEM64 family protein, whose amino-acid sequence MNWTELKTYFSEENLLTLLAKYESFGPLPGILMTFIEAFFPPLPLIAIVAGNAAAYGLWLGFLYSWIGVCLGAGTVFFLCRRLGQHRFLNFLTRHPKVNEAMNWMNRHGFSAIFLFSCFPFTPSSLVNVVAGLSNIPTSHFMAAIMLGKAIMIFVISFIGHDFMSFIEQPWKLLIVLLAILLLWFIGKRVESRLTSVKHR is encoded by the coding sequence ATGAATTGGACAGAGTTAAAAACCTATTTTTCCGAAGAAAACTTATTAACGCTCCTTGCCAAATATGAATCATTCGGGCCATTGCCGGGCATTCTCATGACATTTATCGAAGCGTTCTTCCCGCCGTTGCCGTTGATAGCCATCGTCGCGGGTAATGCCGCCGCATATGGTTTATGGCTTGGCTTTTTATATTCCTGGATCGGAGTATGTCTCGGTGCAGGAACCGTATTTTTCCTATGTCGCAGGCTTGGACAGCACCGTTTCCTAAACTTCCTTACCCGCCATCCAAAGGTGAACGAAGCGATGAATTGGATGAATCGGCATGGTTTCAGCGCCATTTTCCTGTTTTCCTGCTTTCCGTTCACGCCTTCTTCGCTGGTAAACGTAGTCGCCGGTCTTTCCAATATTCCGACCAGCCACTTCATGGCCGCCATCATGCTCGGCAAAGCGATTATGATTTTTGTCATTTCGTTTATTGGACATGACTTTATGTCCTTTATTGAGCAACCGTGGAAGCTGCTGATTGTGCTGCTCGCTATTCTCTTGCTCTGGTTCATCGGTAAAAGAGTAGAGTCTCGGCTCACCTCAGTCAAACACAGATAA
- a CDS encoding alpha/beta hydrolase encodes MDEKLRKRTILRRELESAYLKETRSYKVYLPPDYDPSRAYPVLYAQDGEQFLNFGRGATIAQEMILEGKLLPFIIVAVTVSRDNRTEEYGTGRSRNDIYKSFFLEEIVPAVEQEFLVSERVLVGDSLGGTVSLDLALDRPDLFSKVLSLSGAFHPEVMKGVLRKPKLPHLTIYMLIGLQETAVPVGDKTADFLSYNREMKQLLEQRQASVTYTEKEGGHDWGFWQSQLPSALSFFFGVK; translated from the coding sequence ATGGACGAGAAATTACGCAAGCGGACCATTCTGCGCCGCGAGCTTGAGAGCGCCTACCTGAAAGAGACGCGCTCTTACAAAGTATATCTGCCACCGGACTACGATCCGAGCCGAGCCTATCCCGTACTGTACGCCCAGGACGGTGAACAGTTCCTCAACTTTGGCAGGGGGGCAACCATCGCCCAGGAAATGATTCTCGAAGGTAAACTGTTACCCTTCATCATAGTAGCTGTTACAGTTTCGCGTGACAATCGAACAGAAGAATATGGAACCGGACGCAGCCGGAACGATATCTACAAATCCTTCTTTTTAGAAGAAATCGTACCTGCGGTCGAGCAGGAATTTCTCGTAAGTGAGCGTGTGCTCGTCGGCGATTCACTCGGCGGAACCGTAAGTCTTGATCTTGCGCTGGACAGGCCTGATTTATTCAGCAAGGTTCTCTCCCTTTCCGGGGCATTCCATCCCGAAGTAATGAAAGGGGTGCTGCGCAAGCCAAAGCTTCCGCACCTCACTATCTATATGCTTATCGGCCTGCAGGAAACAGCGGTACCTGTCGGAGATAAAACGGCTGATTTTCTTAGTTATAACCGTGAAATGAAGCAATTGCTTGAGCAGCGCCAGGCTTCTGTTACATATACCGAAAAAGAAGGTGGCCATGATTGGGGCTTTTGGCAAAGTCAACTTCCCAGTGCACTTTCCTTCTTTTTTGGGGTAAAATGA
- the pdhA gene encoding pyruvate dehydrogenase (acetyl-transferring) E1 component subunit alpha gives MLQILSPEGKVADQKQMPQVDDATLKELMRKMVYTRVWDQRAISLNRQGRLGFYAPVAGQEACMIGSQSALAKEDFILPSYRDIPQIVWHGLPLYQAFLYSRGHFHGGQIPEDVNVLMPQIIIAAQITQAMGVAMGFKLKKEKRVAITYIGDGGTSQGDFYEGLNFAGVYKVPAIFFVQNNRYAISTPFSKQTAAESVAAKAQAAGIKGVQIDGMDAIAVYETVREAKERALAGEGPTLIEALTFRYGPHTMAGDDPTRYRAQEEMTEWEQKDPLVRFRSYLESKNLWSKEEEDKVIEQAKNEIAEAIKKADTQPKQKVTDLIDIMFEEKTPALQEQYDEYKQKEMK, from the coding sequence ATGTTACAAATTCTTTCGCCTGAAGGCAAGGTTGCAGATCAAAAGCAAATGCCTCAAGTCGATGATGCTACTCTGAAAGAATTAATGCGCAAGATGGTATATACCCGTGTGTGGGATCAGCGTGCAATCAGCTTGAACCGTCAAGGCCGCCTCGGCTTCTACGCACCGGTTGCCGGACAGGAAGCATGCATGATCGGAAGCCAAAGCGCGCTGGCTAAGGAAGATTTCATTCTGCCGAGCTACCGCGACATTCCGCAAATCGTATGGCACGGTCTGCCGCTGTATCAGGCATTTTTATACTCACGGGGTCATTTCCACGGTGGGCAGATTCCTGAAGATGTAAACGTTTTAATGCCGCAAATTATTATCGCTGCACAAATTACGCAGGCGATGGGCGTTGCTATGGGCTTTAAGCTGAAAAAAGAAAAGCGTGTCGCGATTACGTACATAGGCGATGGCGGTACATCACAAGGGGATTTCTACGAAGGTTTGAACTTCGCAGGGGTGTATAAAGTACCGGCTATCTTCTTTGTACAGAACAACCGTTATGCGATCTCCACGCCGTTCTCCAAGCAAACTGCAGCTGAGTCCGTCGCGGCGAAAGCGCAAGCTGCTGGGATTAAAGGTGTGCAAATTGACGGCATGGATGCCATTGCCGTATATGAAACCGTACGCGAAGCAAAAGAACGTGCGCTTGCAGGAGAAGGCCCAACACTAATCGAAGCGCTGACGTTCCGTTACGGACCGCATACGATGGCGGGCGATGATCCAACTCGTTATCGTGCGCAAGAAGAAATGACTGAATGGGAACAGAAGGACCCGCTCGTGCGTTTCCGTTCGTACCTTGAAAGCAAAAACCTCTGGTCTAAAGAGGAAGAAGATAAAGTAATTGAGCAGGCGAAAAATGAGATTGCTGAAGCGATTAAGAAAGCAGACACGCAGCCGAAGCAAAAAGTAACCGACCTGATCGACATTATGTTTGAAGAAAAGACTCCAGCTCTGCAGGAGCAATACGATGAGTATAAGCAGAAGGAGATGAAGTAA
- a CDS encoding alpha-ketoacid dehydrogenase subunit beta has product MAQMTMIQAITDALRTEMKADPNVLVFGEDVGVNGGVFRATDGLQKEFGEERVFDTPLAESAIGGMAVGLGLQGFRPVAEIQFFGFVFETFDAVASQAARMRYRSGGRYNSPIVFRAPFGGGVKTPELHADSLEGLFLQTPGVKVVIPSNPYDAKGLLISAIRDNDPVIFLEHMKLYRSFRGEVPEESYTVPLGKANVVKEGKDVTIVTYGAMVQTSLKAAEQIEKERNVSVEVIDLRTINPIDTETIIASVEKTNRVVVVQEAQKQAGVAAEVIAQINEKAILSLEAPVVRVTSPDTVFPFAAAEDVWLPDPSRVIEGVKKVLDF; this is encoded by the coding sequence ATGGCACAAATGACCATGATCCAAGCCATTACAGACGCACTGCGTACAGAAATGAAAGCTGATCCGAACGTACTCGTGTTCGGTGAAGACGTAGGGGTGAACGGCGGGGTATTCCGCGCAACGGACGGACTTCAGAAAGAGTTCGGCGAAGAGCGCGTATTTGACACGCCGCTTGCGGAGTCCGCTATCGGCGGCATGGCAGTCGGCCTTGGCCTGCAAGGCTTCCGTCCGGTTGCCGAAATTCAGTTCTTCGGTTTCGTATTCGAGACGTTCGATGCAGTTGCATCCCAGGCAGCGCGCATGCGCTACCGTTCCGGTGGACGCTATAACTCTCCGATCGTATTCCGTGCGCCTTTTGGTGGCGGTGTAAAAACGCCGGAATTGCATGCGGATAGCTTAGAGGGGCTATTCCTGCAAACGCCGGGTGTGAAAGTGGTTATCCCATCCAATCCGTATGATGCGAAAGGACTTCTCATTTCCGCTATCCGCGATAATGACCCGGTTATCTTCCTGGAGCATATGAAGCTGTACCGTTCTTTCCGTGGCGAAGTGCCAGAGGAATCATACACAGTTCCGCTCGGTAAAGCAAATGTAGTAAAAGAAGGAAAAGATGTAACCATTGTTACTTATGGTGCTATGGTACAAACATCCCTGAAAGCAGCCGAACAAATCGAAAAAGAACGCAATGTATCTGTTGAAGTTATTGACCTGCGGACCATCAATCCGATTGATACGGAAACAATTATTGCATCCGTTGAAAAAACAAATCGTGTTGTTGTCGTACAGGAAGCGCAGAAGCAAGCGGGTGTGGCAGCTGAAGTCATCGCTCAAATCAACGAAAAAGCCATCCTTTCCCTGGAAGCTCCGGTAGTACGTGTAACGTCTCCGGATACGGTGTTCCCGTTTGCGGCAGCGGAAGATGTATGGTTGCCGGATCCGTCTCGTGTCATCGAAGGCGTAAAGAAAGTACTCGATTTCTAA
- a CDS encoding dihydrolipoamide acetyltransferase family protein has protein sequence MAFQFKMPDIGEGIHEGEIVKWHIKEGDQVEEDQIIMEVQNDKAVVEIPSPVNGKVLAIKVDEGTVAVVGDVLVEFDAEGAAESEGTSEPQNETVDATGRDVGEELKEKSEQADVEKTPLTQGQAPAQQEAEPVDENKRVYATPAVRKLARERGINIRQVQGTGKNGRVTREDVEQFAQGGGKAQAAPQAAQTKQADQATPVASEQKQAPAAAQAAPGGLEERKPLKGIRKAIATAMTKSMYTAPHVTIMDEVDVTKLVEMRTRFKPIAEKKEVKLTYLPFIVKAAIAGLREFPELNASIDDENNEIVLKKYYNIGIAAATDEGLLVPVIKDADRKPLWKIAGEISELATKARERKASADELKGSTFSITNIGSAGGMFFTPVINYPEVAILGVGRIAKKPVVNENDEIVAAPVMALSLSFDHRLIDGEMAQLYMNYIKGLLQNPEMLVMEV, from the coding sequence ATGGCGTTCCAGTTCAAGATGCCGGATATCGGTGAAGGCATCCACGAAGGCGAAATCGTTAAGTGGCATATTAAAGAAGGCGATCAAGTCGAAGAAGACCAGATCATCATGGAAGTACAAAATGACAAGGCGGTTGTAGAGATTCCCTCTCCCGTAAACGGAAAAGTACTTGCTATTAAAGTAGACGAAGGAACGGTAGCCGTTGTCGGTGACGTACTCGTCGAGTTCGATGCGGAGGGTGCTGCGGAATCCGAAGGCACATCCGAGCCGCAGAACGAGACAGTGGACGCTACCGGCCGCGATGTAGGAGAAGAACTGAAGGAGAAATCCGAGCAGGCGGACGTAGAAAAAACGCCGCTGACGCAAGGTCAGGCTCCTGCGCAGCAGGAAGCCGAGCCAGTGGATGAGAACAAGCGCGTATACGCAACGCCGGCTGTACGTAAGCTGGCGCGTGAGCGTGGCATAAATATCCGTCAGGTACAAGGCACAGGTAAGAATGGCCGTGTAACCCGCGAAGACGTAGAGCAATTCGCACAAGGTGGAGGCAAAGCACAAGCAGCACCACAAGCGGCTCAAACGAAACAGGCTGACCAGGCAACTCCGGTGGCAAGCGAACAGAAGCAAGCTCCGGCGGCAGCACAAGCAGCGCCTGGCGGACTTGAAGAACGTAAGCCGCTTAAAGGTATCCGTAAAGCCATTGCAACTGCAATGACAAAATCGATGTATACTGCACCGCATGTAACAATCATGGATGAAGTAGATGTAACCAAGCTAGTAGAGATGCGTACTCGCTTCAAGCCGATTGCGGAGAAAAAAGAAGTCAAGCTGACCTATCTGCCGTTCATCGTTAAAGCTGCAATCGCAGGCCTGCGAGAGTTCCCGGAACTAAACGCAAGCATTGATGATGAGAATAATGAAATTGTATTGAAGAAATACTACAATATCGGTATTGCAGCTGCGACTGATGAAGGATTGCTTGTACCGGTTATCAAGGATGCGGACCGCAAACCGCTGTGGAAGATCGCGGGTGAAATCTCTGAGTTGGCGACCAAAGCGCGCGAACGCAAAGCGTCTGCTGATGAATTGAAAGGAAGCACATTCTCCATTACGAATATTGGTTCTGCGGGAGGTATGTTCTTCACTCCGGTTATCAACTATCCGGAAGTGGCGATCCTCGGCGTAGGCCGCATCGCGAAGAAGCCGGTCGTAAATGAAAATGATGAAATCGTGGCGGCACCTGTTATGGCGCTGTCCTTAAGCTTTGACCATCGCCTCATTGATGGCGAGATGGCGCAATTGTACATGAACTATATTAAAGGCCTGCTGCAAAATCCGGAAATGCTTGTCATGGAGGTGTAA
- the lpdA gene encoding dihydrolipoyl dehydrogenase, which produces MVVGEFTTELDVLVIGAGPGGYVAAIRAAQLGKKVAIVDKAEVGGVCLNRGCIPSKSLISAAKQYEQAKEGSSIGINVEGVSVDMKKVQEWKQSVVNKLTGGVGTLLKGNGVEVIPGEALFVSENEVRVFHGYEVNRYRFNHCIIATGSRPIEIPALPFSERILSSTEALELDHIPEKMLVVGGGYIGIELGTVFAKLGAKVTVLEGMANILPGFEKPMVQMVRKKLKKLGVEIHTEAMAQSSEVTENGVKVTAKIKDKEEVFEADYCLVTVGRRPNTDELGLEAIDMKLTDRGLIEIDKQCKTSVPNIYAIGDIVAGPALAHKASYEGKVAAEVIAGEPSEIDYMAIPAVVFSDPEMATVGLTEEQAKEEGFKVKTGRFSFAANGRALSVNETDGFVKVVANEEDGRVLGVQIVGPEASDLIAEAGLAIEMGATLEDIALTIHAHPTLSEVTMEAAEAALGHGIHSLSK; this is translated from the coding sequence ATGGTAGTAGGTGAATTTACAACAGAACTCGACGTGCTGGTGATTGGGGCTGGACCGGGTGGATACGTGGCGGCGATTCGTGCCGCCCAGCTCGGCAAGAAGGTAGCGATCGTGGACAAAGCGGAAGTTGGTGGCGTATGCCTTAACCGTGGATGCATTCCGTCCAAATCGCTTATTTCCGCCGCCAAGCAGTATGAACAGGCGAAAGAGGGAAGCAGCATCGGTATTAATGTCGAAGGTGTATCCGTCGACATGAAAAAAGTACAGGAATGGAAACAAAGCGTCGTCAATAAATTGACTGGCGGCGTTGGAACGCTTCTTAAAGGAAATGGCGTGGAAGTGATTCCGGGCGAGGCACTTTTCGTAAGCGAGAATGAGGTGCGCGTGTTCCACGGCTATGAAGTGAACCGTTACCGTTTCAACCATTGCATCATCGCAACGGGCTCTCGTCCGATCGAGATTCCGGCCTTGCCTTTCAGCGAGCGCATTCTTTCCTCAACCGAAGCGCTGGAACTGGATCATATTCCGGAAAAAATGCTCGTTGTTGGTGGCGGTTATATTGGTATCGAACTTGGTACTGTATTTGCCAAACTGGGAGCAAAAGTGACTGTGCTTGAAGGTATGGCCAACATTCTACCTGGTTTCGAGAAACCGATGGTACAAATGGTGCGCAAAAAGCTGAAAAAGTTAGGCGTAGAAATCCATACCGAAGCAATGGCACAATCGAGTGAAGTAACAGAAAACGGCGTAAAAGTAACAGCAAAAATCAAGGATAAAGAAGAAGTGTTCGAGGCAGACTACTGCCTGGTAACGGTGGGACGCCGTCCGAACACGGATGAGCTCGGTCTAGAAGCTATCGATATGAAGCTGACAGATCGTGGTCTTATCGAGATTGATAAACAGTGCAAAACGAGTGTGCCGAATATCTATGCTATCGGTGACATCGTGGCTGGTCCTGCACTGGCACATAAAGCGTCATATGAAGGCAAAGTGGCAGCCGAAGTGATTGCCGGCGAGCCAAGCGAAATTGACTACATGGCGATTCCGGCAGTCGTGTTCTCCGATCCGGAAATGGCTACTGTCGGTTTGACAGAGGAGCAGGCGAAAGAAGAAGGATTTAAGGTGAAAACTGGACGTTTCTCCTTCGCGGCAAACGGTCGTGCACTGAGCGTCAATGAAACAGACGGTTTCGTGAAAGTCGTAGCAAATGAAGAGGATGGACGAGTGCTCGGAGTGCAAATCGTCGGTCCAGAAGCATCCGATCTTATTGCGGAAGCAGGACTTGCCATCGAAATGGGCGCAACGCTTGAAGACATCGCGTTAACTATCCATGCGCATCCAACGTTATCCGAAGTAACGATGGAAGCGGCAGAAGCGGCGCTTGGACACGGTATTCACTCATTGTCCAAGTAA
- a CDS encoding methyl-accepting chemotaxis protein, with product MTEIAKDRTQHLHDEWTSLKQSCRYFYDMLNEESTLVLSDTEKIIGYWEGKHIKFGFREGSIIPENTALRRTLDQKRKISRTVDHQQSAFGFGYLATSIPLFDEQRRLIGALAVSTPIQKQEMLKNMASELMQTSEQTTQATEEIAAGATGMADAVGALSVNSQKAQSALSTVGKVINLIKQVADQTNLLALNAAIEAARAGDAGRGFAVVADEVRKLASSTRDNVEEISKNLMEMSGTIEEIVKEVKNLDSLAQQQAAATEQISASMASLEENSRKVAEVSESLIQCKVSDV from the coding sequence ATGACGGAAATCGCAAAAGACAGAACGCAGCATCTTCATGACGAGTGGACCTCGTTAAAACAATCCTGCCGTTATTTCTATGACATGCTAAATGAAGAAAGTACGCTTGTTCTCTCTGACACGGAAAAAATTATCGGATACTGGGAAGGCAAGCATATTAAGTTCGGCTTCAGAGAAGGAAGCATCATTCCTGAAAATACAGCTCTGCGACGCACGCTAGATCAAAAGCGCAAAATCAGCCGCACTGTCGATCATCAGCAATCAGCGTTTGGCTTTGGATACTTAGCTACAAGTATTCCCCTGTTTGATGAGCAGCGCCGACTTATCGGGGCTCTGGCAGTCTCCACTCCTATCCAAAAGCAGGAAATGCTTAAAAATATGGCATCAGAACTAATGCAAACATCTGAGCAAACGACACAGGCCACCGAGGAGATCGCCGCCGGTGCTACAGGCATGGCGGATGCGGTAGGCGCTCTATCGGTTAACTCGCAGAAGGCTCAAAGCGCGCTAAGCACAGTAGGCAAGGTTATCAACCTGATTAAACAGGTTGCCGATCAGACCAACCTTCTCGCTCTGAATGCCGCAATCGAAGCGGCGCGTGCAGGCGATGCGGGCCGCGGTTTTGCCGTCGTCGCCGACGAAGTACGCAAGCTTGCCTCCAGCACACGAGACAATGTAGAAGAAATCTCGAAGAATCTTATGGAAATGTCGGGCACCATCGAAGAAATCGTGAAAGAAGTCAAAAACCTCGACAGCCTGGCTCAGCAGCAAGCAGCCGCTACCGAACAAATCAGCGCATCCATGGCTTCGCTCGAAGAAAACTCGCGGAAGGTTGCGGAAGTGTCCGAATCTCTCATCCAATGCAAAGTTTCAGATGTGTAA
- a CDS encoding aromatic acid exporter family protein has product MKIGFRTVKTALAVVFSIYLAHFLQLDTYTFAGVIAILTLQATRKASLAAAGKLSLAAGITLLIGSGLFYLLDFRIYVVGLILLLVIPLLVKTGAERGIVLSSVVSLHLFAAEEISSAVIWNEVLILFSGMGVSLLVNMAYMPSRKKRVQEIREKLAGECASLFTQLANHLESEGYIWDGREILSISELIEQGKAEALLNAENAMTRDEINDYQYFEEKEKQFETIKRMLALVSHVQKVVVQGEMLAVMLRKLAEKLGRGKHAELGEMRDEIRVLRREYEAMPLPTTRDEFEIRAALLQILNELESYLLAYQ; this is encoded by the coding sequence ATGAAAATAGGGTTCCGTACTGTAAAAACAGCGCTGGCTGTTGTGTTTTCTATTTACTTGGCTCATTTTCTTCAACTCGATACGTATACGTTTGCCGGAGTGATTGCTATTTTGACACTGCAGGCGACGCGGAAGGCTTCGCTCGCTGCGGCGGGAAAGCTGTCGCTTGCCGCAGGCATTACGCTTCTTATTGGTTCAGGCTTATTTTATCTGCTAGATTTTCGTATTTATGTTGTAGGTCTTATTTTGTTGCTTGTTATACCGTTGCTGGTAAAAACGGGAGCGGAGCGCGGTATCGTGCTGAGTTCGGTCGTTTCACTTCATTTGTTCGCGGCCGAAGAGATTTCATCTGCGGTCATTTGGAACGAAGTACTGATTTTATTTTCCGGGATGGGGGTGTCACTGCTGGTTAACATGGCGTATATGCCATCACGGAAGAAGCGGGTGCAGGAAATAAGGGAGAAATTAGCGGGGGAGTGCGCCTCACTGTTCACCCAGCTTGCCAATCATCTCGAAAGTGAAGGATACATCTGGGATGGCCGGGAGATTCTATCCATCAGTGAATTAATCGAACAGGGTAAGGCGGAGGCGCTGTTGAATGCGGAAAATGCAATGACTCGCGATGAGATAAATGATTACCAGTACTTCGAGGAAAAAGAAAAGCAGTTCGAGACAATAAAACGGATGCTTGCACTCGTATCCCACGTACAGAAGGTCGTAGTGCAGGGAGAGATGTTGGCTGTGATGCTGCGTAAGCTTGCGGAGAAGCTTGGTCGAGGGAAACATGCGGAGCTTGGAGAGATGCGTGATGAGATTCGTGTTCTGCGTCGTGAGTACGAAGCAATGCCACTGCCTACGACACGGGATGAGTTCGAGATTAGGGCGGCTCTGCTGCAGATTTTAAATGAGCTGGAAAGTTATTTGCTGGCGTATCAATGA
- a CDS encoding TetR/AcrR family transcriptional regulator: protein MKKQTNRALQAAETKTKLIDAALAVFSRKGFSASTTKDIARQAGVTDGLIYHYFTSKEELLWAVIDRHTLNESLRLITLEIREETGLEEALTYILRSLFRLLDEKEALIAMFFGESHRNPAIQEKLNQLVARGVQLFAGFLKERSTIGEHELYIAIRNMLNALVMYFLIHDRVQDNKNERENYITVTVHQFIKIIS from the coding sequence ATGAAAAAACAAACAAATCGTGCTTTGCAAGCTGCAGAGACGAAGACCAAATTAATCGATGCGGCACTGGCCGTGTTTTCGAGGAAAGGATTTTCCGCAAGTACAACGAAGGATATCGCACGTCAGGCTGGTGTAACCGACGGACTGATTTATCATTATTTTACGTCAAAGGAAGAGCTGCTATGGGCGGTAATTGATCGGCATACACTAAATGAGTCTTTGCGGCTTATCACACTGGAAATACGAGAGGAAACAGGGCTGGAAGAGGCGTTGACTTATATATTGCGTTCGCTGTTCCGTTTGCTGGACGAGAAGGAAGCTCTTATTGCAATGTTCTTCGGTGAATCACACCGTAATCCAGCTATTCAGGAAAAGCTGAATCAATTGGTAGCACGCGGTGTACAATTGTTTGCCGGATTTTTAAAAGAACGCAGTACTATTGGCGAGCATGAGCTTTACATTGCGATTCGCAATATGCTGAATGCGCTTGTTATGTATTTTCTTATTCATGATCGTGTACAGGACAATAAGAATGAACGTGAGAACTATATCACAGTTACTGTTCATCAATTCATCAAAATAATTTCTTAA